The window gcggcgggggcgcCGGTGCGCCTGGTGGCAGTTGGTGGCCTAACCCTAGATCCGGGTGGCTCGGAGGGCTCGGGGGGCCTTGCTGGGCTTGTGGGCCTGGTGGCCTCTGCTGGGGTTCGGCCCTGTCCGCCCGCTCCACCGGCCCTGTCGTCTTTTATTTCTTTCCCTCCCCTTCTGTCCGTGGGCCCGGGGCAAGTGGTAGTGGCCACTGCGCCTCGGCCTCCCCCCCTTTGGCCCGGGCTTCGGTTGCAGCCTGTTCGGCCCAATCTGGCTCGGCCTGCTGCGGCTATATATGGGTGCGCCGCGGTGCCCTTCCCCCCTTCCTAGGGTTTCCGGCCTCCGCCGCTGATATTCGCAGGGCGCGTCGTCCCATTCGCCACTTCTCCAGATCCGCTTCTTCCCCACCCCCCCGTCCTCCTCTCCTTTGCCGACGCGCTCGCCATGGACAAGTCGAGGAAAGTCGAGGACCTCCTCCTCCGAGGCCTTGTCGGGGAGCAAGAGGGCTAGGGAGTCCTCGCCGGGCTCTGGTGCTGATTTGGCCTTTGAGGCTGAGCTCCGCTCTAAGCTGGTGGCTGACCGGGCGGCGCACGGGCCTGTGCTTGCGGGGGAGGAATGGGAGGCGGGGTCGGACCGCTCCGTGGCCAGATCTGGGACGGCGCTCCCTGGATCTGGTGCTGGGTCGGGGTCGGGGCCGGATCCGTGGGAGGCTGTCGCGGCTTCGACGGCTGGTGGCTCATCTtcttcgacaagtctctttactcgttctgtaatgcttcaccccgcaactaactcattagtcacattgcttgccaggcttatagtgatgagcattactgagagggcccagagatacctctccgatacacggagtgacaaatcctattctcaatctatgccaacccaacaaacaccttcggagacacctgtagagcatcttcataatcactcagttacattgtgacgtttgatagcacacaaggtgttcctccggtattcgggagttgcataatctcatagtcagaggaacatgtataaatcataaAGAAAACAATAGGAATAAAACTTAGATCATTATGCtaatctaacggatgggtcttgtccatcacatcattctctaatgatgtaatcctgttcatcaaatgacaacacatgtctatggtcaggaaacataaccatctttgattaacgagctagtcaagtagaggcatactagggacactttgttttatctatgtattcacacatagtactaagtttttggttaatacaattctagcatgaataataaatatttattatgatataacgaaatgtaaataataattttattattgtctTTAGGACATATTTCATTCACTTTAGTCTCGGttgatgaaccgggactaaaggcctttatgaaccaggactaatgtCCAATTCCGCACTAGTGCAAAATAAAGAGACAATTATAGGTTGCTATGCTGCCCCGCCATGGACTTGGGCCGGAAAAAAGAGCTCAAACGGAGTTGCCCAACGTATATGCGCCGATCCACTTTTATCCTTGGTTGGTGATAAAAAGAGCATCCTCTTGTATACATTTCATCTCTATTTGTCCAAAATCAATAGTAGATGGGTGGTTGTTTGGCTAGCATGTACTGTTCCAATGCTTTGGACCAGCCTAGGACGATCCAGCGATGCATGAAAGAAACCATCTCGCTCGTACATGAAACGGACAAAACCAAAATAACTAGCATACGTGAAAATCAATCAAAGTGGAACGAAACAAAGCCGGACAAAAATAAGAATATCGCCTTCCTTTATTAGTAAGTATagattgagcaagaaaatagctgacATACTCGCCATATCGGTGATTCATAGCTCGTTATTTTGCTCAACGATGCATAATGAGAGGGTAGAGGTGCACTGCAAGACGTGGCTCAGCATGTAGCACTAGTGGTTTCTCTTTGAAGAGGTCGTGCTTCGATTCGCTGAGATTGATGGCCGACACCCCAGCCGGTTTGGTCCAGGTGAAGCCATGCAAGAGCCTGCCGAAGAGCATGACACTCATGGTTGTTCCTAGTGATGCCGCGATGCATCCCCGCCGTCCGGTGCTGAAGGAGATGAACCGCAATTCGCTCTCGGTAAGCACCACATTGATGTTGTCTCCCATATGGCGCTCTGGCTTGAAGTGGAGCGGTTCATCCCAGACGGCGGGGTTCCGGCCCAGGGCCAGCCGGCTGAGGATGACGTGGCTACCCTTGGGCACACGGTAGCCCGCAACAATGGTGTCGGCAATCGCGACGTGCGGCAGGTTGAAGGGAGCGATTGGGTGGAGGCGAAATGCCTCACGTATGCACGCCTTGAGATAGTTGAGATGCATGATGTCCGACTCTTGCACCAGTCGCTCGCGACCGACCACCCGGTCCATCTCCTCCACCGCCTTGGCCAGCAATTCTGGGTTGTTCACCATCTCCGCCAGCGCCCACTCCACTGCGTTTGACGGGTTATCTATGGCCGCTAATATGATGCCCTGCATGCATTCCATGGAGATAAATGTAAGTTAATATTATATCTTTGCATAAAGATAGATTACATTGAATAATTGGAATTTTAAATACAATTTAAGTTAAAATAACACCAAAATGGTAGAAAAATACATTAATGCTATGTTTAAACTATTAATTCACAATTTCTTATTCTATTGTTTCCCTTTTCTAACACCTGCGAAATACATTATAAGATCTACTTCCTAAAGTTTTTGACActaactagtgtcaaaaacgttcttatattatgagacggagggagtagtatttaagaGTGTGAGCTATTATCTTTTCTCATGGATGACGTATTAGTACCTTGTAGGACTATGAGGCAATTGGTCACTAAATTCAATCTAGGCCCTTGAACCATCTTAAAATTTCTCACTAATTAATATTTTGCTTACCTTGGACTGTGCTTTGACCTCATCGATGCTGAGCAACGGCTTGCCATCACCGTCGGCGAGCGTGATGAGAACGTCAAGGAAGTCCTGGACCCCGTCCTGCCTCTCGCCGCTGTTCCACTGCCTCCAACGCTCTTCGATGACCACGTTGTGCAGTCTATCCACTTTTGTGTTGGCCTCCTTAATAATTTTCTCGTGGCCGTCGAGGTCCAGGCCAAGTAGACACGGGAGGTAGTCGCTGACGCAGAACGCGAAGGTGAACCCTAGGAGGGCGAAGGAAGCATCCATGTGCTCCATCTCCATCGGCCCCGGCCCGCCGTCCGGCTGAGGCTCCCCAAAGTACCGTTGGCCGAAGACAAGCCGGCGGATGACGTTGCCGCAGTAATGCCGTGCGACATGCCTGACATCGACGTTGGCGCCTAGTCCCGACGTTGAAGATGACCCCCCGGCGGTGAGGTTGTAGATGTAGCGCATCAAGTTGTCAGCTTCGTCGGCGCGCTTGTCGTGGAGCCACTTGTGGCGGGAGGGGCAAATGATCTCAGAAGTGAGCACCTTGCGCATCTTCATCCACTGGTCGCCGAATGGCGAGAGCACAGCGTCCTTGTACCCGGAGCTGATGGTGCCGGAGGCGAAGGTGAGTGGACGGGACGAGAAGTTTTTGTCCTGCTTCTTGAGCACCTCCCTTGCGATCTTGGGACATGTGATCGGGACGACGTGGACGCTGCCAAGGCAGAAGCAAGCGATGTCGGTGCCCATATCCTTCATCACGCGATGGATCCAACGGAACGCCGACTTGTTGAGCACTAGCTCGGGCAGGCTACCCACCACTGGCCACGGCCATGGCCCCGGCGGAAGTGGAAGCGGCACCGTCACCGATGAGCACGTGCCACTGCGGACCTTGCTCTTGGCCATGACAAGGTACATAAGCGTTATTACAATGAGCAGCTGGGACACAACAAAGCAGCAGCACGCCAACATTGTGGAGACTACTGCTTGTTGAGTGCACATAGGCTTGCGATGTAGCTTACCTTGTTATCGTTGCGTAGGGAAGCCAACTTTGCTCCCTATGCTGCTTTGCCCATGAGGGCGAGACCCATCTTTATATGTTACCTCCGTCCCAAAAAATTGGCTTAGATTTATTAGATACTAAGGTATCTATGTATCTAGCTAACACTAAAACATGTTTAGATATAGTATATTCCTCATGTGTGGATCATTTACCACATGTATCATATGGTATTTCAAATGTATTTATCCTGATACTACTAACAATAATTGTCTATCCAAACATAATCAAAACAGAATAAAAAACTTCTATTTATAGATTGTCTTATATTTATCTAGATACGCAGGCTGATACTAAACATAATAATTATCTATCTAAAAGTAATCAAAACAGAATAAAACATTTCTATTTATAGATTGTCTACAAACGACATAcggatggatgtatatagacatattttagagtgtagattcattcattttgcttcgtatgtaatcTATAGTGGAATTTCTAGaagagtaatatttaggaacggagggaatagtaCTAATAATAATTTTCTATCCAAACGTAATCAAAATAGAATAAAACATCTCCTATTTGTAGATTTTCTAGGGTACTTATCCGAAAACTAACCATAATTGTCTTTCCCAAAGTATTTCAGTCGCCAGATATTGCTTGTTGGTCCTTACCATGGTTTTGGGTACCAGGCGGAAAATTCGGTTACCGCCCGTAACCGCGTTTCTCGCTGCCCCACGATAATTCGGTTATCgaactttttgatttttttgaaatttaaacTCCTATCTTCTAGTTAAACGAGATATCTCTAGCTCAANNNNNNNNNNNNNNNNNNNNNNNNNNNNNNNNNNNNNNNNNNNNNNNNNN is drawn from Triticum dicoccoides isolate Atlit2015 ecotype Zavitan chromosome 6B, WEW_v2.0, whole genome shotgun sequence and contains these coding sequences:
- the LOC119322484 gene encoding tyrosine N-monooxygenase-like, giving the protein MLACCCFVVSQLLIVITLMYLVMAKSKVRSGTCSSVTVPLPLPPGPWPWPVVGSLPELVLNKSAFRWIHRVMKDMGTDIACFCLGSVHVVPITCPKIAREVLKKQDKNFSSRPLTFASGTISSGYKDAVLSPFGDQWMKMRKVLTSEIICPSRHKWLHDKRADEADNLMRYIYNLTAGGSSSTSGLGANVDVRHVARHYCGNVIRRLVFGQRYFGEPQPDGGPGPMEMEHMDASFALLGFTFAFCVSDYLPCLLGLDLDGHEKIIKEANTKVDRLHNVVIEERWRQWNSGERQDGVQDFLDVLITLADGDGKPLLSIDEVKAQSKGIILAAIDNPSNAVEWALAEMVNNPELLAKAVEEMDRVVGRERLVQESDIMHLNYLKACIREAFRLHPIAPFNLPHVAIADTIVAGYRVPKGSHVILSRLALGRNPAVWDEPLHFKPERHMGDNINVVLTESELRFISFSTGRRGCIAASLGTTMSVMLFGRLLHGFTWTKPAGVSAINLSESKHDLFKEKPLVLHAEPRLAVHLYPLIMHR